In Mauremys reevesii isolate NIE-2019 linkage group 13, ASM1616193v1, whole genome shotgun sequence, the sequence GTTTTGCTTCTAAAGCATTAAGCATGGTTTCATTAGCCTTTATTTAATACATCACAGGAGCAGATTCATTTCCATCTATTGTTTTTTACGCCTCTTTCTCTAGagtaataaaagaaaaacaagtaaCAACCAGAGGCAGTGTACAAGGATTGCAGATATTTATGCAAGACAACTGCACTCTGTTTTATTCCAAATAAAAGTTTTGCAGTTTAACATCTATGAAAATGACGTGAACAAACTACAGACTGTAAAGCTTGTTTTGGTGTCCCATTTAAAAACCTATCCAAAAAGCCAGACTTCAGTTATGTTACCGTTTACTCACATCAACCTCAATAACCACCGCTTTCTCTCAAAACAGAGCCCTTCAGtttaatatttaaagaaaagcaaaacaaaaaacccattgTTTTCCTTCAGACTGAAGCttatcccccacccctgccccacccctcaaaaaaaactaaaaaaaaaaaaaagtaatttgttTGCTTCTGTTGTTTTTAATTCACAGAAGTGTTGAGAGCTTTATTCGTTTTAACTCCAATAATCCTAACTGGCAACATACATGCAAACACACAAACTCCTCTTGTTCTATAGGGAATGTATAAAGCAGTGACTATCATTAAACTACCCAGTAGCAGACTGTATTGTATGGGTAACACTCAGGtgaccatggaaattaaagatttGCATAAGATGCAGTCTCTCTTGCAATGTTCCTTCCAGGGCTGTCACTTAAAACTTCAGGATTTTTCCACCCCCTTCCAGCTAGTTTGTTCTTCACTTTGAAATGTATCCCTTAACAGTTTTGTGGTAGACATGATAGAGGCTTTGACCAACACAAGCACTgacatatttatattaaaaaatagtGCAAAATTCCAACATTTATATAAATAACTCTAAACCCCTGCTTttgattttttctgtttttttcctgtttttgtttcttttctttttttttttcttttttttttttttacaatgtaaTACATACTTTTTGAGTTGGCACTCAAAAAATTGCCATTTTTTTCTCCTAGTTCAGAAaacaacaacttttttttaactaGGCCTCTTCTAATACAAAAATACTCCTGCTCCTCACACATACAGTTTCtcttattttttaatatatatttatatatatattgcagATCTTTAAACAAAACGTTTttgtgcaaatattttttttaaagttaagtgaaataaaaaaaaagcatccacacacacagctcaactagaaacaacaacaacaacaacaaaaaatgaaggACTACGgttgattctttttttttctcctttttaaacTTCTAGATGCAGCTCAATAAAGAAATGTTTTTGCAAGCTTTCTTGGCTTGTGCATTCAGACCAGACATAACAAGTAAATATTATACACAGAGTGGTGGGAAAGGGCTTCTTATTTTTTGCTCGTCTTCCccaactctctcttttttttcttttaatgagaAGTGCAGAGTGTTCTTACTTtcgtgtttgattttttttcgtTTTTAAAAGGGGTGCcctttttgtttctctttatCTTTGTTCCATGCGGTTGTGCTCTCAAGGCCATTGATTTGCGAATGGTGGAGTCTACTGCCCTCCAGTATCGAGGGCATGCCATTGTTGTTCTGCTGGTGCTGGAAAAACGTAGATCCTGGATAGTGACCTATCACCTCACTGTAGGTCGGCGGTGGTCCTTCCATTCTACCATTGCTTCCATAGCAGGTCGCGCTGATGCCAGAGTTACTGCTGGGTGGGCAAGGCCCTCCGAACACTGAGTTATCTATCAAGTCACTATCGAAGATGGTTCTATTGGGAGGAGCCCGGACCGATTCTCTGTTTAGTTCCATTTGCTGCTCTGGATCTCGGAGTTGTAGTGTGCAGGGTCCCTGGTAAGGGGGCGGCTCCTCTCCATCTGATAGGGAGATGGTGGGTGGGAGGTCAATCTCGTGTTGCATGTAGGGGTATGTTGGTTGGAATCTATTAAAACGGTCCCTCTGCAAAAACGATGGAACTGATAGTCTGTCTGTGGGTCTTGGAGTGTAGATTTGCTGCTGaagacgagagagagagagtgagttttGGAACATTTCAGCCTGTATCACAGCCCGCATGTAAACAGATGAGGTTATTATGCAATACCAG encodes:
- the PMEPA1 gene encoding protein TMEPAI isoform X2, with the protein product MYRLMGVNSTAAATQPNVSCTCNCKRSLFQTMEITELEFVQIIIIVVVMMVMVVVITCLLNHYKLSARSFINRHSQGRRRDENLSSEGSLWPSESTVSGNGVTEQIYTPRPTDRLSVPSFLQRDRFNRFQPTYPYMQHEIDLPPTISLSDGEEPPPYQGPCTLQLRDPEQQMELNRESVRAPPNRTIFDSDLIDNSVFGGPCPPSSNSGISATCYGSNGRMEGPPPTYSEVIGHYPGSTFFQHQQNNNGMPSILEGSRLHHSQINGLESTTAWNKDKEKQKGHPF
- the PMEPA1 gene encoding protein TMEPAI isoform X3, which translates into the protein MMVMVVVITCLLNHYKLSARSFINRHSQGRRRDENLSSEGSLWPSESTVSGNGVTEQQIYTPRPTDRLSVPSFLQRDRFNRFQPTYPYMQHEIDLPPTISLSDGEEPPPYQGPCTLQLRDPEQQMELNRESVRAPPNRTIFDSDLIDNSVFGGPCPPSSNSGISATCYGSNGRMEGPPPTYSEVIGHYPGSTFFQHQQNNNGMPSILEGSRLHHSQINGLESTTAWNKDKEKQKGHPF
- the PMEPA1 gene encoding protein TMEPAI isoform X1, with the translated sequence MYRLMGVNSTAAATQPNVSCTCNCKRSLFQTMEITELEFVQIIIIVVVMMVMVVVITCLLNHYKLSARSFINRHSQGRRRDENLSSEGSLWPSESTVSGNGVTEQQIYTPRPTDRLSVPSFLQRDRFNRFQPTYPYMQHEIDLPPTISLSDGEEPPPYQGPCTLQLRDPEQQMELNRESVRAPPNRTIFDSDLIDNSVFGGPCPPSSNSGISATCYGSNGRMEGPPPTYSEVIGHYPGSTFFQHQQNNNGMPSILEGSRLHHSQINGLESTTAWNKDKEKQKGHPF